Proteins encoded by one window of Deinococcus radiodurans R1 = ATCC 13939 = DSM 20539:
- a CDS encoding TrmH family RNA methyltransferase gives MPDSLPHVITSLQNPQVKRLVRLRTRRERERDGVMLIEGARELMRAESAGVTVPELFVCPELFSPEARELFPEVTGATELSRAAFEKVSGRENPDGVLGVAPLPAPRLPQPGDDTVVVVLHGLEKPGNVGAILRTADAAGAAGVLVLGRGADPYGPNVIRASQGAVFSVPTAVLGEDAALGWLAEHNFRTVACTPDAPADYWDTPLTGRVALLLGTEHAGLPAEWRAAHQAVRVPMHGQADSLNVATAAALVLYEALRQRRPADA, from the coding sequence ATGCCCGATTCGCTGCCGCACGTCATCACCTCGCTGCAAAATCCTCAGGTCAAACGGCTGGTGCGCCTGCGGACGCGGCGCGAGCGCGAGCGCGACGGCGTGATGCTCATCGAGGGCGCCCGTGAACTGATGCGGGCCGAGTCGGCGGGCGTGACGGTGCCCGAGCTGTTCGTCTGCCCCGAGCTGTTCAGCCCCGAGGCGCGCGAGCTGTTTCCCGAAGTGACGGGCGCGACGGAACTCAGCCGCGCCGCCTTCGAAAAAGTCAGCGGGCGCGAAAACCCAGACGGCGTGCTGGGCGTGGCTCCGCTGCCCGCACCGCGCCTACCCCAGCCAGGGGACGATACCGTGGTGGTTGTGCTGCACGGCCTGGAAAAACCCGGCAACGTGGGCGCCATCCTGCGGACCGCCGACGCTGCCGGGGCCGCCGGGGTGCTGGTGCTGGGGCGCGGTGCCGACCCCTACGGCCCCAACGTGATTCGGGCGAGTCAGGGCGCCGTGTTTAGCGTACCCACGGCGGTGCTGGGCGAGGACGCGGCGCTCGGCTGGCTGGCGGAACACAACTTTCGCACCGTCGCCTGCACGCCCGACGCCCCCGCCGACTACTGGGACACGCCGCTGACCGGGCGGGTGGCGCTGCTGCTCGGCACCGAGCACGCCGGGTTGCCCGCCGAGTGGCGCGCGGCTCATCAGGCGGTGCGGGTGCCGATGCACGGTCAGGCCGATTCGCTCAACGTGGCGACGGCGGCGGCGCTGGTGCTCTACGAGGCGTTGCGGCAACGGCGGCCTGCGGACGCTTGA